ATTCATTGTTGTAACAACATATTAGACAACTCAAACGACGTCTACCTCCATtgcaatatgaatatgtgctcaAGCTTCAAAAGACTACCTGCCCGGGCCACCCCAAATGTCACAGTCAAAGACTCAAACAACTATATCTTTAGATTTTTAgaatattgaattttgaaatttgaataatttgtaCGTATTATGTATTCAATgatttgtaatgttgatacaatgtccCTTGGAcacttttatgtttgtaattttgtaattgtttagcctttcatttttgtaataacttagttattattattagtttattaggtaGTAGACTTGTAATATGTAGTAGTACTTCATTTGctttaaattagtaaatttgtatcatgtatataatatttttattcatgtaacttttttttttatcaagttttttaatttctaattttatgggCCCAAAATGGCTCAGAAGCTGTTTCTGGACCAAAGGCCTAGTAGGGGCGAACAGATTGATCCCCTCATCCGCACCCCGTTCTCCGGGACAAGGGGTGGGAGAAGGGGAGAAAAACGTCtcccccgcccatgcgggggcgggtagcacccttaATGGTCACGTCTAAAAAGGGTTACTACGCCGGTCGCCCCAGCtcctattttatttaaaaaaaacttgtaaaacaCATTAACCCTATTTGAATctattaaatttaagaaatatatagatagataataTTAACATTATACACatttaagataatttttaaaacaatattaaatattataaaatctaaagaaaaaaaactgtGATCTTTAATGGCAAAAGTTTCTATagtgcgtttagatgttgaagtgagttgagttgagttgataaaatattattaaaatattatttattattattattattgttttgaaatttgaaaaaattgaattgtttattatattttgtcttgaaatttaaaaaaattataatgataaattgagatgagttgagatagttgtGTTTCTAAACGAAACAGTAAAACGGGTCTGACCCGCACAAGCTCGCGGACGCAGGCGGATGGATGGACTGATACGCAAAGAGTGGGAGATTGGCAGGAAGGGTAGTTGATTGTACTctagcaaaaataaaaacatcgaccgtgcattttaatttgtttgctgCCAAGACCCCAAAGAATACTACGAAACCAATCTGGCAGATTTTGGGGGATTGAGGGCTGGCTTGTCCTTGAAGCAACCTATCTCCGACTACAACGACGACGACGAGGAGTGCAGGCCTTGGCGTCGCAGGATTTTCATGGCCTTTACGTGGGTCTCCGGCCTTAGGATCGccctccttctcctccttcttGCCGCCGTCGTTACCGCTTGCTTCACTCTCCCCGTCGAGAAGGTCTGGTTTTTTCCATCCGGGTTGGTGTTGTTTTCGCTTTTTGGttggttttctgttttttttttttgttgagttttttcGTTTCTGTTTGTGTCAGATATGGTGAATTGCTGATTGGTCTCTTTCGTTTCATTTTGTTGAGCGTGACATCTGTGAGGGATGTTTGAGCTGGTTGTATGTTCTCTCGTTTTGATTCTATAAAGTATAAATATGTGTGcgtttattattgttattatttttggacTGGGTTAGAATATGTTCGAGTTTCAGATCAATTACGGGAATCTGGTTTTATTAGCAGTTTTCCAGAATTGGTTTGTAATTTGAGCTTATGTTTCTGCCGCTGACGCATTTATGGCACCAGTCTTTGTTTTTATGGTCACTGCATAGTAAATTTAGAacagaaagaaggaaaagagaacCACATTTTATGGTGCATAATTTGcgctttaaaatttaaatgtaatgcCGAACACAGTTCGATCTTTTTAATTGAAATAGTTCACTCTCCCATTATTAAAACGAGAGACAGTAATATACCAGCTTGAGCCACTCCCGGAGCCTGGTTGATATCCTAGTATTAGCTTCAGATCctaaatttattattacttaGCTTCCCAAGATATAGGGTGCGTAGCtattatttaatcatttatcTCCCGCAACGGCAGCATTCAATTTTAACTAGTTCTTCTAGTTTGTAGCTTCCACAAGAGGGTTATGTTGCAGATGTCGTTCTTGGAAAACGTTATATGaagtttattttaaaagctCTGTGTTTCGTATTTATCATAGCATATGCTTTGTGCAGATTCTGAAGGACTTCTTATTATGGGTTGAGCAGGATCTTGGACCTTGGGGTCCCCTTGTGCTGTAAGTCGATTGCTACTTTCTTGTTGGTACTGATTTACAATTTATCTCCAGTCAAACAAGTGTAGTCTTGATTTTTAACTCCTGTGTTCAGGAATAAGATTTTTACCTGTGATGTAACTGCAAGTAAAAGTTTTATTGCAATCATCGCTTTGGTGGGAATACTTTAAGCCAAAATTCCTGTCATAGATGGTGTGTGTTAGAACTTAGAAGGGTGGTTTAAGAAATTCATTTAATGATGGGCTGGAGTTTATTTGCGTGGACAGTTTGGCAGTCTAATTTGATAGCCAAAAGATAGTTGATGTGCTTAATACAACCCGCTTACCCTTATGAACTCTGGAAAGGCTATCCTACAATGCATAGGCCTGTTTGCAAATGCATAATTGATAGTTATGCATTTTGAATTCTACTTGCTAGGTCACATACACTATCATGGGACAAAAACTTCCAAACTGAAGTCAacgataatttaaaatttcacaaTTAGATTTTTGAATGGGCCTAACTTGAGCAAATGtgctaattttgttttgttggaaatgtAGAAATTTATGCTACCCTCAAGAGCTTTCCTGATTTTGAACTTTCTTGAATTTAATCTTCATTTATCCATTTGGTTTGGcatgttcaaacttcaaaggaCTTGAGATTAACTTGCGAAGAAAACCTAATTACTCTTTGTTTCTCTTAATCAGAATTTTGTGAGTAACCAGTTGCAAGAATTTTACGTCTTGAATCACTCCTATTTCCTTTACCCAATTTTTTCTTGATTGACTGGATCTTTGGAGAATAGTACCAATCTCATGCGTTAATCTCATTGGGCAAATCTGAGGGCAAACAAGTTTCGTTCTTAGTTCAATAGCTTTGGGAATTGATGGCTTATATGGACTGGATATAAGTAGTTTctcatttatttctttgatCATTGGAACTTTCTTCTTGATTTCTCAAGACTCAATGAAATAGCTTTGAATCTgtgttatttgaattatttacttctagttcctaaataggtgCATGTCTTTGTATACTCCtagtgtacatgggctatgcctatctttctatcaatgaattacttattacctataaaaaaaaaaaaatattatttactgtAAAGGGCAGGAAGTAAAAGAATCATATTGTTGAGTTCCCTgtatgatattgatattttgaaagGGTAAAATGTGTACTTCTATGCAGATCATTCTTTATTTCTCTGACTTTTTGTTGATCAGGAAAATATATAGGCACGATCAATTTCTTACTTAAGCAGTAACTTGGTGATCTAATCTGCAGGGCTGTTGCCTACATTCCTCTTACAATCTTGGCAGTTCCAGCATCTGTATTAACTGTAAGCATTATGTGCAATTGCAATGCTTTAGTAAACCCGTTCATCCCCTTTGTTTGATTGCAATTTGGAGATATACAATACTGATGTCTCTCATAATAATTTCCATTTTCAGTACTGAGTCCTTTTCTGTTCATTTTTGTTGGGTACTTATGCTGAAATGCATTATTTGAGATAACATCCCCCTTCCCTCCCTCCCTGCCTTTccccaacaaaaataaaaggaaaaagaaattcaagTGCAGCCTTATCTGACATTGTTCTCCATGTTCTAGCTTGGTGGTGGTTTTCTTTTTGGGCTGCCTGTAGGCTTTGTAGCCGACTCTATTGGTGCTACTGTTGGTGCTGGGGCTGCATTCATTCTTGGCAGAACAGTAAGTCTCTGAACTGCTATGGTGTTGTATACCTCCTGATATTTCAGTTCCACTGACTTGTAAAAAAGATCAGTTCCACTGATGGTCGGTTGTGCATACACACTGCCTCATTCGATGGTATCTCATTCTTTGTTTGTCAACGGTATTTCCTATATGTGATATCTAATTCTGGTGCCCAGAAACAGAAAGGACTACAATTTAAGTTAAACTGTTAGAAAATCTTGTCTAACTGTTTCCTTCCTCTAATCTACAAAATTTTCTCTTGTGGTGTTTTATTCCTTGTTTGGGATGGTATTTATCGTTATTTAAGTTTATCTTGATTCCTGTGCAGATTGGGAAATCATTTGTGGTTTCCAAGTTGAAGGATTATCCACGGTTCCAGTCAGTTGGGATTGCAATCCACAGATCTGGATTTAAGGTTtgtaaagtttatttatttctttcttgtatCACCAGATAATTATGCATAGGTGTCGCTCTTTTATATGTCCCATGAACTTGGGGTGGGCCTATTCTTAtcttcaataaaatcttgtttaccgatataaaaaagagtttatttttacttatactATTCTTCCTCATGTTTTGATTAGTGTATTCATAgatctttatttaattttaatctcacaAATCATTCATCACTGCATTTCGTACTTGTTTAACATGGAACCCACTTGCCTCAGGAGATCTCATGGTTGAATATTTGTACAAGATGATAAGATTAGATAGAGTGAAATCACCTAGAACTATGCAATTATATTCTATGCCTGCACATTGATAGAGATTGCTACACTATAAGCATGTTATTCGTTCTAAAGGAATCTGCTGGTTTTAGAGGCATGTTATCCAAATTCTGAATGCTGATTGTTTAGACACATGATTATACCTTTCAACTGTACTGCAACTAATACCTTCctactaggggtgctacccgcacctCCTGGGCAGGCAGCCCCCCTAGTAGGGAGGGATACCTGGGGCTGGGGGAGGGAGGGATGGAGGGGGGAGGTTAAGTTTAAAATCTAACCTAAGccaaaacgacgtcattttattaaaacaattttttttaatatatcttatatatgtaactgataaaaaaaaatatatcttatatatgtaatataataatatatatagggcCAGGCGGACGAGTGAAACCTGGGCGGGCCCAGCCCGACACCTGCCCCTTGGCATTTCCATTGGGTGGGCCCTGCTTGCTCCCGGCGGGTGCCGGGTGGATGGGCCGGATGTGGGGGCCCGCCCAGCAGCCCTACTGGTTCCTACAAGCTTGTTTATAACGTACTCATTTGTATAAGTAGAAACAAATTTTTTTGAGGGGCACTGACTGCTCACTTGAATGGTGGTTTAATTCAATCGTTGCTCACCCAAATTTGCTACTTCCACCGTTACCTATCAAGAAACAattaggttgcatttggatgCAAAGACTATCTAAGATTATCTCAGATAGTTTCGTATGGATGAATATACTCTCCATCCAAACAAAACTTATTTCTATGAAATAATCTCActttttcatcttaactcactactgTTAAGCTAAACGACAATTCCCCACGGGATCcatataaataaaagtatttcataatattttttatttatgaaaagtaatTGTGGGACCCATCCATACGAAAACAATCTGTATGAAAAGTAATCCGTATGTTGGAGCGTGTAAGGTTGCAGGACCCATCGATATGAAAAGTAACTGCAGGACCCATATTATTTTCTAACCAACAATTCCCTGTGGGACTCATCACTGTCATCTGAAAAGTATCTcataatatttgttatttattagcaaaacagataaataaaataattattccatcactacaaaaacaaagcaatcattgatgggacccacCACTCTTTCAACTTCTCGTAGAAGTTAAATatatctcaacttacttcataatttaaacacatctcaatgggacccacactCTTATacaaaacatcttaactcactattcaCAGCTATTCTCAAATGATCTGAGATACccagggcaggtttggggggtgagatgagaattttgtgttttgtttgagagtttaaaatattgtgttttaatattattattgtattgggatttgaaaaaggtgaattgagatttgaaaaagttgaattatttattatattttgtatggggatttgaaaaaggtgtaatgatgagatgagatgagatgagaattttgtgtctcatcccatcccccaaacctgcccttagaATCCAAATGGAAGCTTAGTCAGTGAAAAATTTAATGCAATCATTCTTTGTTGTGCGCATACATCTTTTACATTTATTGGGGGGTGGTTTCTCTatttccttctccttcttctcgctTTAGCTGTGGGTGTGTATGATAAATGATGTGAATGCCTATTAGTAAGTGTGTCAACTTTTACTTTGTCTGTGCACGTGTGCACAAATTCttttacataataaaattatgaatcaaTTCATCTCTGCTTTATTAAAATCGAGCCTTTGTCTGGAACACTTGCACCAATCGATATCATATAACTCAAATCTGTACTTTATCCTTTTGTTGCTATACATTCATACTATCcttatttaaattgaaaaggATGCGTCAATCCTCATTGTTACTGTGAGAAGGTATGGTATATAATTTGATGACTAACATTGCACTCTTTGCTTGGAGagtgatatttataagaaactttGGCTTAACTCACTTGCAGAGTATTTTTCCCCCTAGATAACTCATTTCCAGAGTTGCTACCCTTGTTTCGCACCTTCTTATAAATGCTCGCTGTGTGTTCTTAATCTTCTTTTCTCACTCCACAGATTGTTTTTCTGCTTCGGCTTGTTCCCTTGCTGCCATTTAGCATGTTGAACTACCTCCTGTCTGTGACTCCTGTTTCATTAGGGGAATACATGCTGGCTTCCTGGTTAGGAATGATGGTATCTTCTTTGCACTCGAACAATTACTTCTCACTTTTCAGATGATTCTAATACACATGGTCTTTATGCGTTAACATTGCTTGATGGTTATCAGAAATCATGAGTATAAAGTGTATCCTTTTACCGTTTGTCCTTCTTTTAGTCTAACATATAATGATCATGTACTCATTCTGGCATACTTATGCCTTCAGATTTTCACATAACCAttccaacccctaggggttgggccagttggctcaagtggtaaaggctttggtcttggtggtatgctccctccaaggtctaaggttcgaatcctcttaggtgcaaacaatttctaggggccatcggactaggggatttttctcttgaattacccgaggtgtaTTTGCAGAAagctccttgccgagggcctatgcacccctgggattagtcgagACGCTGTTCTCGGACACCTAGTGCCATCAAAAAACATAACCAATCCAATTCACCAAACCACTCATGggaataaaaagaatttaaaatcaaattatttggaatatataaaaataaatctgcaGTGATAAGTAGAGAAATAAACGGCAAGTGTTCTCATCCTTTTTCTCAATACATGTCTGAAACGCCAATTAAGAGAGAATGATAGAAAGGCACCCtatctgttttcttttcttattatgaTATGTTGTCTGACTCATCATTCTAACATTtactttaaatattaataaactaTTGATCACAATGTAGGGATGATTAATGAATATGTACTGGAAGTGGGGCGCATGCACATGCATGAATATGTTTTATGGGTTCATGGACTCAACATGTGTTAATCAACTAAGTGATCATGATGAGCAAGTTTTGTACGTCTTAAACGGCTATTACTTTCTTATGCTTAGTTATAAAGTATTTGACctatctatttaaaatgaagaaattgacttttgaaaaaaaaaagcttagtTATAAAGAATTGATGATGAAATTTATTACAATTGTTTTGTTCATGTATACCATCATCTGCATCAATGAAGATTTTGTTATTGAATCACAGTTTTTGGCTGGTCTGTacattaatgaaaaaataagcAGTTGtctaagatttaaaaaaaatgagacagGTGTATTTAAACAcatgggagagagaggggggactCTTTGAATGTCCTGATATTGAAGTGTATTTTGAGTGTAAATGGTTTTTGATGCTTTTAAGATGGTTTCTGTTACAGCCAATAACGCTTACATTAGTTTATGTTGGAACAACTCTCAAGGATCTTTCTGATGTGACACATGGATGGAATGAGTTTTCAAAGACTCGTTGGGTAAGAGCCTTGCCATATTTTTCTCTGtttaagattttcttttcttttcttttcaaatcagCCAACCCATCACATGGTTGTGTAAACTAGAATATGAACCGTCTGATGCCCTACGGGTGACCCAAGGTATATGTTCATAATGggctttggattttggaaagtATTGGAAGGTAGATTCTAGATAGATTAAggcatgtttgggtaatgagatgagatgagaattctcTAAATACTAGTGAAATGGtctgagttaagatgttttattgggttttgggaaatgagagagaaaaagttgaataaaaatattataaagttaaaacattgaatataatttttgttttgaaatttgaaaaagttgtattgttttgtgttttgtttggaaggttgggaaagttgtaattattagatgaaaaagttgaaggtttgaaattaaaaagtgtttttgtgtttgagtgatgtttgggaaggaaattatgagaagttttgagatcatctcatctaactTCCCAAACAATCCCTAAATGAGGTTTAGGAGCCTATCGTGTTGCTTTATCTCCTTTTTTATCACCTCCTCAATTTGATGTTCATCCTTTATACTATGGATGCAGGCATTTGTCATATTGGGCCTATCAGTATCTGGTAAGTTGCAATCATTAAAACACATGCCTCTGCACACGCCAGAGGCACCCTTTTTACTGGGCATTTGTCACTTGAAAATGTTGTTTGCCTTCTTACTTGCTACTTGTCGATGAAAAAGCTTgctcatgaaaaagaaaaaagactgaAAAAGCTTCCCCTTCATACTTGTCAAGTAGTACATGtaacaatttgaaagaaaatcatCAGCATGTTTTTCTAGTGACAATGACACTTGAGGAAAGAGGGTTTCAAGAGCCTTAGCTGAGAAATACGAACTGCAATGCTAGTGCCACGTGTACATGACAGGATATCATAGGTCCTTTTGCTATTTAtgttttcaaaaggaaaaaagaatctCAAAGTTGACCTTTTCCTACATTGTCTTATCTTTTTGCTTGTCTGCAGCGgttttgattatttgtgttaCCAAAGTTGCCAAGGCTGCTTTGGAAAAGGCTTTGGCTGAAAATGAGGATCTTGATGACATTTTAGCATCCCCTCAGCTGCCTGTTGTGGCTGAACCAGCTGTGGATCTCAACCAACCTCTCATAATCAAGATAGACACTTCTGAAGACAAccatgaaaaatgaaataaatggtCTATGTAAATTCTTCCCTTACCTTCCTTTAACGGCCATTTTCAGTTATTAGATTTTCAGCATTTGATTCTTGTGATGCTGTTTGATCTGTACAGTCCCTTATTTTAGCACTTAAGTTTTGGACAGGAATGGCTGGTTTTAGAAAGAAAGTGTAGCTCGTGTCTTGAACTGGAAAGCAagtaaagaacaaaaataagaaaaaaaataactggaaaaataaagagtaaagGATGAATAAATTATTGCTTTTCACATTGTTGTAATTTGGTTTTGGCTCTGTTTTGATAAACTTTCTAATTCTCTCTCTACTTTTCAAAGTACTCTTATAGCAATAGCAAAACTGTGCATATGTAAATACAGCACAGACTGGTCGGCCCACTTGAAAGAAAGGAGCAAGCAGCTATTATTTGTTATGTATAAATGAACAAGATAGAAGTTAAATTTCTCATTAGAAAGATAGTAAGATCGAGCAAACAACATGATGGTTGTCCTTAATTGGAGAGGCTAGACATTATCCTTGTTGAATACCGGGTGTCCATGTGATTTTGCGTCACATTATTAGTACAGGCTTTGACTGTTCTGGACCATTAAACAGGTAAGCATGAACTTGAATCTGCAGCTTAAAACTTTAAATTACAGCAAGTTTCTGTTTTATATCATGGCTGTGTTCTAGATGTGGTCCGGACAATACGATACTCATTTTGGTTGAAGTCTTTTATGTCAAACTTGAGAAAATCAGAGAATCAAGAGTGTTTTTCCGAAAAAGATACCCCTCGAGTCACCCACTTTCCTTCTAAATCAATTCCATCTATACACGGAGTCTAACTGATTCTTAATATTCAGCATCTATATATGGTAAGATAATCTATACAGCTCATATTAATAGtcctaaattgtataaatttCTAAAAGTTTACACGGTAACATCTCCCCTTACATTGATGCTGGTAAGTCAACCAACAACAATTTGTCAACAAGAAATTGATGCTGCTGTCGAGTCATAGCTTTAGTGAAGACATTAGCCACTTGGAGATTAGAAGAGATGTAAGGAAGAGATATCACCCGACGTTTCAAGGTGTCTCGAATAGAATGACAATCAACCTCAATGTGCTTGGTG
Above is a genomic segment from Juglans microcarpa x Juglans regia isolate MS1-56 chromosome 1D, Jm3101_v1.0, whole genome shotgun sequence containing:
- the LOC121242219 gene encoding TVP38/TMEM64 family membrane protein slr0305-like isoform X1, producing MAFTWVSGLRIALLLLLLAAVVTACFTLPVEKILKDFLLWVEQDLGPWGPLVLAVAYIPLTILAVPASVLTLGGGFLFGLPVGFVADSIGATVGAGAAFILGRTIGKSFVVSKLKDYPRFQSVGIAIHRSGFKIVFLLRLVPLLPFSMLNYLLSVTPVSLGEYMLASWLGMMPITLTLVYVGTTLKDLSDVTHGWNEFSKTRWAFVILGLSVSAVLIICVTKVAKAALEKALAENEDLDDILASPQLPVVAEPAVDLNQPLIIKIDTSEDNHEK
- the LOC121242219 gene encoding TVP38/TMEM64 family membrane protein slr0305-like isoform X2; its protein translation is MFELVILKDFLLWVEQDLGPWGPLVLAVAYIPLTILAVPASVLTLGGGFLFGLPVGFVADSIGATVGAGAAFILGRTIGKSFVVSKLKDYPRFQSVGIAIHRSGFKIVFLLRLVPLLPFSMLNYLLSVTPVSLGEYMLASWLGMMPITLTLVYVGTTLKDLSDVTHGWNEFSKTRWAFVILGLSVSAVLIICVTKVAKAALEKALAENEDLDDILASPQLPVVAEPAVDLNQPLIIKIDTSEDNHEK